One segment of Catenulispora sp. GP43 DNA contains the following:
- a CDS encoding lipid-transfer protein, translated as MRDVAVVGFAQSEHSFSDLGWTEADLVMPLVNEVLGATGLKRSEIGFTCSGSNDYLVGTPFSFVAALDTIGAWPPIAESHVEQDAAWALYEAWVRIQHGDVDVALVYGFGKGTVGDQVGISSLGYDPYYLAPLVPGHVAMAGLQARVLKDAGFDVDPDPTPPPATDGAAAVVLAAGDVARRACARPAWIRGLDHRIEAHGIGTRDLARSESARLAAQQAGVGAGPVEFAELHTRFEHEETLLRHELGLDEKTVVNASGGPRKADPIMATGLIRIGEAAARIHDGSAARVLAHATAGPCLQHNLVCVLEGER; from the coding sequence ATGAGGGACGTCGCGGTCGTCGGCTTCGCGCAGAGCGAACACAGCTTCTCCGACCTCGGGTGGACCGAGGCGGACCTGGTCATGCCGCTGGTGAACGAGGTGCTCGGGGCGACCGGGCTGAAGCGCTCCGAGATCGGCTTCACCTGCTCGGGGTCCAACGACTACCTGGTCGGCACGCCGTTCTCGTTCGTCGCGGCGCTGGACACCATCGGCGCGTGGCCGCCGATCGCCGAGAGCCACGTCGAGCAGGACGCGGCCTGGGCGCTGTACGAGGCCTGGGTGCGGATCCAGCACGGAGACGTCGACGTCGCCCTGGTGTACGGCTTCGGCAAGGGCACGGTCGGCGACCAGGTCGGCATCAGCTCCCTGGGATACGACCCCTACTACCTGGCGCCGCTGGTACCGGGACACGTCGCGATGGCCGGGCTCCAGGCCCGGGTGCTGAAGGACGCCGGGTTCGACGTCGACCCGGATCCCACGCCGCCCCCGGCCACGGACGGCGCCGCCGCGGTGGTGCTGGCCGCCGGCGACGTGGCGCGGCGGGCATGCGCGCGGCCGGCGTGGATCCGGGGGCTGGACCACCGCATCGAAGCCCACGGGATCGGGACCCGGGACCTGGCACGCAGCGAGTCGGCGCGCCTGGCGGCGCAGCAGGCCGGCGTGGGCGCCGGACCCGTGGAGTTCGCGGAGCTGCACACGCGCTTCGAGCACGAGGAAACGTTGCTGCGCCACGAGTTGGGACTCGACGAGAAGACGGTGGTGAACGCCTCCGGCGGCCCGCGCAAGGCCGATCCGATCATGGCGACCGGGCTGATCCGGATCGGCGAGGCGGCCGCCCGGATCCACGACGGCAGCGCGGCGCGCGTCCTCGCGCATGCCACCGCCGGGCCGTGCCTGCAGCACAACCTCGTATGTGTTCTCGAAGGGGAGCGGTGA
- a CDS encoding thiolase domain-containing protein, translated as MGNRCAVIGVGQTEYRTKRADVSLAGLVREAALRALEDAGLTFADIDSVVLGKAPDMFEGVATPELYLADALGAAGKPMMRVHTAGSVGGSTTLVGASQVQAGVHERVLVVAFEKQSESNATWALSTHSPFSASLVVGAGGYFAPYIRAYIRRSGAPANIGMMVAVKDRINALRNPYAHLKIPNIDLAMVEESMMLWDPIRYLETCPSSDGAVAMVLASERAAQAASAATGRRPAWVHGAAMRSEPMGMAGRDSVDPRAGRDCAADVYRQAGVTEPRRQFAAAEVYVPFSWYEPMWLENLGFAEKGAGWKLTEAGATAFEGDIPWNPSGGVLSSNPIGASGMIRFAEAAQQVRGQAGEHQVEAAVDGPRLALGHAYGGGSQFFAMWAVGANKP; from the coding sequence ATGGGTAACCGTTGCGCCGTGATCGGCGTCGGCCAGACCGAGTACCGCACCAAGCGCGCCGACGTCTCCCTGGCCGGGCTGGTGCGCGAGGCCGCCCTGCGGGCCTTGGAGGACGCCGGGCTGACCTTCGCCGACATCGACTCGGTGGTCCTGGGCAAGGCCCCGGACATGTTCGAGGGCGTCGCCACGCCCGAGCTGTACCTGGCCGACGCCCTGGGCGCCGCCGGCAAGCCGATGATGCGGGTGCACACTGCCGGCTCGGTCGGCGGCTCGACCACGCTGGTCGGGGCCTCGCAGGTGCAGGCCGGGGTGCACGAGCGGGTGCTGGTCGTGGCGTTCGAGAAGCAGTCGGAGTCGAACGCGACGTGGGCGCTGTCCACGCACTCGCCGTTCTCCGCCTCCCTGGTGGTCGGCGCCGGCGGGTATTTCGCTCCGTATATCCGGGCCTATATACGGCGTTCCGGTGCTCCGGCCAATATCGGGATGATGGTCGCGGTCAAGGACAGAATCAATGCGTTGCGTAATCCCTACGCGCATTTGAAGATCCCGAACATCGACCTGGCGATGGTCGAGGAATCGATGATGCTCTGGGATCCGATTCGTTATCTGGAGACCTGTCCTTCTTCGGACGGGGCGGTGGCGATGGTGCTGGCCTCGGAGCGGGCCGCGCAGGCCGCGAGCGCGGCCACCGGGCGGCGTCCGGCCTGGGTGCACGGTGCGGCGATGCGCTCGGAGCCGATGGGCATGGCCGGCCGGGACAGCGTGGACCCGCGGGCCGGGCGCGACTGCGCGGCCGACGTGTACCGGCAGGCCGGCGTCACCGAGCCCCGGCGGCAGTTTGCCGCGGCCGAGGTGTATGTGCCGTTCTCGTGGTACGAGCCGATGTGGCTGGAGAACCTCGGATTCGCGGAGAAGGGCGCGGGCTGGAAGCTCACCGAGGCCGGCGCGACCGCGTTCGAGGGCGACATCCCGTGGAACCCGTCCGGGGGAGTGCTGTCGTCGAACCCGATCGGGGCCTCGGGCATGATCCGCTTCGCCGAGGCCGCGCAGCAGGTGCGCGGCCAGGCCGGGGAGCATCAGGTGGAGGCCGCCGTGGACGGCCCGCGGCTGGCTTTGGGGCACGCTTATGGCGGCGGATCTCAATTCTTTGCCATGTGGGCCGTCGGGGCGAACAAGCCGTAG
- a CDS encoding ABC transporter ATP-binding protein, with translation MATVDFIRASCTYPEGKRKAVDNLTLSVADGEFLVLLGPSGCGKTTALRMLAGLEEVQTGQVLVDGQDLEGIAPGERDLAMVFQSYALFPHMTVARNLGFRMELAGAPASAVSRRVRRIAAELNLTERLDRLPKTLSGGEQQRVAIGRAMVREPRVFLMDEPLGALDAKLRASARAKIADMQRRSGITTLYVTHDQVEAMAMGDRIAIMNRGMLQQVDTPRRLYDHPVNEFVAGFVGSPAMNLVPGTYKHGWALIGDLDVFEVPVEVAQPLTSPSVLVGFRPEHATIAAPGNGIYATVGVVERLGHTAYLHCEMGTGRARRTVIVRCDEYDAPRAGAHVGVVPDPREIHLFDGESGLRVGR, from the coding sequence GTGGCGACAGTCGATTTCATTCGCGCAAGTTGCACGTACCCGGAGGGGAAACGCAAGGCCGTTGACAATCTGACACTGTCCGTGGCGGACGGCGAGTTCCTGGTGCTGCTGGGCCCGTCCGGCTGCGGCAAGACCACGGCGCTGCGCATGCTCGCCGGCCTGGAGGAGGTCCAGACCGGCCAGGTCCTGGTCGACGGGCAGGACCTGGAAGGCATCGCCCCCGGCGAGCGCGACCTGGCCATGGTGTTCCAGAGCTACGCGCTCTTCCCGCACATGACGGTGGCGCGCAACCTGGGCTTCCGCATGGAACTGGCGGGCGCCCCGGCCTCGGCCGTGTCCCGCCGGGTGCGGCGCATCGCCGCGGAACTGAACCTGACCGAGCGCCTGGACCGGCTGCCGAAGACCCTGTCCGGCGGCGAGCAGCAGCGCGTGGCGATCGGCCGCGCGATGGTGCGCGAACCACGCGTGTTCCTGATGGACGAGCCACTCGGCGCCCTGGACGCGAAGCTGCGGGCCTCGGCGCGCGCGAAGATCGCCGACATGCAGCGCCGAAGCGGCATCACCACCCTGTACGTGACCCACGACCAGGTCGAGGCCATGGCGATGGGCGACCGCATCGCCATCATGAACCGCGGCATGCTCCAGCAGGTCGACACCCCGCGCCGGCTGTACGACCACCCGGTGAACGAGTTCGTAGCCGGATTCGTCGGCTCCCCGGCGATGAACCTGGTGCCCGGCACGTACAAGCACGGATGGGCCCTGATCGGCGACCTGGACGTGTTCGAGGTGCCGGTGGAGGTGGCGCAGCCGCTGACGTCGCCGTCGGTGCTGGTCGGCTTCCGGCCGGAGCACGCGACGATCGCGGCGCCGGGGAACGGGATCTACGCGACGGTCGGCGTGGTGGAACGGCTCGGGCACACGGCGTACCTGCACTGCGAGATGGGTACGGGGCGCGCGCGGCGGACGGTGATCGTGCGGTGCGACGAGTACGACGCGCCGAGGGCGGGGGCTCATGTCGGGGTGGTGCCGGATCCGCGGGAGATACATCTTTTTGATGGGGAGAGCGGGCTGCGAGTGGGGCGGTAG
- a CDS encoding cupin domain-containing protein, producing MSDDRTIVLGFAVPVADAVLEPVALDPSQIVAGTPEVSELVLSESADGRVVRGIWQMTPGVVTDTEADELFVVLSGRATIEFADGTVLEVGPGDAAILTEGAETRWTIHETLRKVYQATV from the coding sequence ATGTCTGATGATCGCACCATTGTTCTGGGGTTCGCCGTCCCCGTCGCCGACGCCGTCCTGGAGCCCGTGGCCCTGGACCCGTCGCAGATCGTCGCCGGTACGCCCGAGGTCTCGGAGCTGGTGCTGAGCGAGTCGGCCGACGGCCGTGTGGTGCGCGGGATCTGGCAGATGACGCCCGGGGTGGTCACCGACACCGAGGCGGACGAGCTGTTCGTGGTCCTCTCGGGACGCGCGACGATCGAGTTCGCCGACGGAACGGTCCTGGAAGTCGGCCCCGGCGACGCCGCCATCCTCACCGAAGGCGCCGAAACCCGCTGGACGATCCACGAGACCCTCCGCAAGGTCTATCAAGCAACTGTCTAG
- a CDS encoding primosomal protein N': MEALEQKNTEGRPDDKPTEVPLLDAPTPADTPEGDAADPRRAARRTARQSARQAAHQAKPKPPREPAAELPYAQVVLALELSHLDRAFDYLVPADLDAEAQPGVRVRVRFAGQLVDGFVISRAAESDFAGRFEWLQKVVSPLPVLTPEILDLARTVADRYAGTLADVLRLAVPPRHASAEKAPAKVLDSSPDKPVDGAPWGVYGGGREFIKALQRKTAPKLPRAVWTCLPATDWATAIATAMHAVATDGMVFPEPEPAQAPVVGEEAEMAAADPDVIVDDPATPDLAPDPTDPALPDPDLPTDYDIDTESLRDLDEDRYGGGAGGEGGGEGGVGGGAQPASPAAAASPATATDPLHIPGRGALAIVPDHRDLARLDAALTEVAGPGHHVVLSEELGPAKRYQNWLAVLRGDVKMVIGTRSAMFAPVADLGFVTVWDDGDDLHAEPRAPYPHVREVLLLRAHVTGAAALIGGYTCTAEGAQLVESRWAYPLTAFRSTVRAKSPLIRTSGEEQEKERDPAAAAARLPNLAWRTARAALDDGPVLIQVPRGGYAPSLACIRCRKHARCNHCHGPLELTSGHAMASCLWCGRPAGGWRCDGILNDRPCGGDRFRMLAIGVQRTAEELGRAFANTKVISSAQDTVLSQVSDKPALVVATPGAEPVADGGYAAALLLDGWSLLARRDLRSGEEALRRWLNAAALVRPGTEGGKVVIMAEPGLAPVQALVRWDPVWHARRELTDRGELHYPPLARVAELTGTPAAVAEELSLLRLPEMAEVLGPVAIDAPRSDERAAQKAEARSAKNVDRLGRGERPDKARPVEERPRQQLHRALVRVPRRLGGDLSAAVREAQGVRSARKAEDWVRVRIDPVQIG, translated from the coding sequence GTGGAGGCGCTGGAGCAGAAGAACACGGAGGGAAGGCCGGACGACAAGCCGACTGAGGTTCCGTTGCTGGACGCCCCCACCCCGGCCGACACCCCGGAGGGCGACGCGGCCGACCCGCGCCGGGCCGCCCGCCGCACCGCCCGCCAATCCGCACGTCAGGCCGCACACCAGGCCAAGCCCAAGCCGCCGCGCGAACCCGCGGCGGAGCTCCCCTATGCGCAGGTCGTCCTGGCGCTGGAACTCAGCCACCTGGACCGCGCCTTCGACTACCTCGTCCCGGCCGACCTGGACGCCGAAGCGCAGCCCGGCGTCCGGGTCCGGGTGAGGTTCGCCGGCCAGCTGGTCGACGGCTTCGTCATCAGCCGTGCCGCGGAGTCGGACTTCGCGGGCCGGTTCGAGTGGCTGCAGAAGGTCGTCTCCCCGCTGCCGGTCCTGACCCCGGAGATCCTGGACCTCGCCCGCACTGTCGCGGACCGCTATGCGGGAACGCTTGCGGACGTCCTGCGTCTGGCAGTGCCACCACGACACGCAAGTGCGGAGAAAGCTCCTGCGAAGGTGCTGGATAGCAGTCCTGACAAGCCGGTCGACGGAGCGCCGTGGGGCGTATACGGCGGAGGCCGCGAGTTCATAAAGGCACTTCAGCGCAAGACGGCGCCGAAGCTGCCGCGTGCGGTGTGGACCTGTTTGCCGGCCACTGACTGGGCCACGGCGATCGCGACGGCTATGCATGCGGTGGCGACTGACGGGATGGTGTTTCCGGAACCTGAGCCGGCGCAGGCACCGGTGGTGGGTGAGGAAGCGGAGATGGCTGCCGCGGATCCCGACGTGATCGTGGATGATCCGGCCACCCCTGATCTTGCGCCTGATCCGACCGATCCCGCGCTCCCGGATCCGGATCTGCCGACTGATTACGACATCGATACCGAAAGCTTGCGTGACCTGGACGAAGACCGGTACGGGGGAGGGGCAGGGGGCGAAGGCGGAGGCGAAGGAGGAGTCGGAGGCGGAGCGCAACCTGCATCGCCCGCTGCCGCCGCCAGCCCCGCCACCGCGACCGACCCCCTCCACATCCCCGGCCGAGGCGCCCTGGCCATCGTCCCCGACCACCGCGACCTGGCCCGCCTCGACGCCGCCCTCACCGAGGTCGCCGGCCCCGGCCACCACGTCGTCCTGTCCGAGGAGCTCGGCCCCGCCAAGCGCTACCAGAACTGGCTGGCCGTCCTGCGCGGCGACGTGAAGATGGTGATCGGCACCCGCTCCGCGATGTTCGCCCCGGTCGCCGACCTGGGCTTCGTCACCGTCTGGGACGACGGCGACGACCTCCACGCCGAACCCCGCGCCCCCTATCCGCACGTCCGCGAAGTGCTCCTCCTGCGCGCACACGTCACAGGCGCGGCCGCCCTTATCGGCGGCTATACGTGCACCGCAGAGGGTGCACAGCTAGTAGAGAGCAGATGGGCGTATCCCCTTACTGCGTTCCGCTCTACAGTCCGCGCGAAGTCTCCCCTTATCCGTACCTCTGGAGAGGAACAGGAGAAGGAAAGGGATCCCGCAGCCGCAGCCGCCCGCCTGCCGAACCTCGCGTGGCGAACGGCGCGCGCCGCCCTCGACGACGGCCCCGTCCTCATCCAGGTCCCGCGCGGCGGCTACGCACCGTCCCTGGCGTGCATCCGCTGTAGGAAACACGCACGCTGCAACCACTGTCACGGACCGCTGGAACTCACCTCCGGCCACGCGATGGCCTCCTGCCTATGGTGCGGCCGCCCCGCCGGCGGCTGGCGCTGCGACGGCATCCTCAACGACCGCCCCTGCGGCGGCGACCGCTTCCGCATGCTCGCCATCGGCGTCCAGCGCACCGCCGAGGAACTCGGGCGGGCGTTTGCGAACACCAAGGTCATCTCCTCAGCACAGGACACCGTCCTGTCCCAGGTCTCTGACAAACCGGCGCTTGTGGTGGCCACGCCCGGGGCCGAACCCGTGGCGGACGGCGGGTACGCGGCCGCGCTCCTGCTCGACGGCTGGTCCCTGCTGGCCCGCAGAGACCTGCGCTCCGGGGAGGAGGCCCTGCGCCGCTGGCTCAACGCCGCCGCGCTGGTGCGCCCGGGTACGGAGGGCGGCAAGGTCGTCATCATGGCCGAGCCCGGGCTGGCCCCGGTCCAGGCCCTCGTGCGCTGGGATCCGGTGTGGCACGCCCGTCGCGAGCTGACCGACCGCGGCGAGTTGCACTACCCGCCGCTGGCGCGGGTGGCCGAGCTCACAGGGACCCCGGCTGCCGTCGCCGAGGAGCTGAGCCTGCTGCGGCTGCCGGAGATGGCCGAAGTGCTCGGTCCGGTGGCGATCGACGCCCCGAGGTCGGACGAGCGCGCCGCTCAGAAGGCCGAGGCCCGTTCTGCCAAGAACGTCGACCGCCTGGGCCGAGGGGAGCGTCCCGACAAGGCGCGACCCGTCGAGGAGCGCCCCCGTCAGCAGCTGCACCGCGCGCTGGTCCGCGTCCCGCGGCGGCTTGGCGGCGACCTGTCCGCGGCCGTCCGCGAAGCCCAGGGCGTCCGCAGCGCCCGCAAGGCCGAGGACTGGGTGCGGGTCCGCATCGACCCGGTCCAGATCGGCTGA
- the def gene encoding peptide deformylase yields MTVQAIRLFGDPVLTTPAAPVVDFDKELRTLVKDLTETMLDAPGTGLAAPQIGVGLRVFTWNVDNELGHLVNPSLDLSEEEQDGDEGCLSIPDLAFPCKRALRVVAKGWTMHGEPVEVEGSELLARCIQHETDHLDGVLFIDRLDREWRKKAMRAIRLADWANDGVEPVVKVSPHATFGRAI; encoded by the coding sequence TTGACCGTCCAGGCGATCCGCCTCTTCGGCGACCCGGTCCTGACCACGCCGGCCGCGCCGGTCGTCGACTTCGACAAGGAGCTGCGCACCCTTGTCAAGGACCTCACCGAAACGATGCTGGACGCGCCCGGCACCGGCCTCGCGGCCCCGCAGATCGGGGTCGGCCTGCGGGTCTTCACCTGGAACGTCGACAACGAGCTCGGCCACCTGGTGAACCCCAGCCTGGACCTGTCCGAGGAGGAGCAGGACGGCGACGAGGGCTGCCTGTCCATCCCGGACCTGGCCTTCCCCTGCAAGCGCGCCCTGCGCGTGGTCGCCAAGGGCTGGACCATGCACGGCGAGCCGGTGGAGGTCGAGGGCAGCGAGCTGCTGGCCCGCTGCATCCAGCACGAGACCGACCACCTGGACGGCGTGCTGTTCATCGACCGTCTGGACCGCGAGTGGCGCAAGAAGGCGATGCGCGCGATCCGGCTGGCCGACTGGGCCAACGACGGCGTCGAGCCGGTCGTGAAGGTGTCCCCGCACGCGACCTTCGGGCGGGCGATCTGA
- the fmt gene encoding methionyl-tRNA formyltransferase — MRVLFAGTPEPALPSLRALLDSRHEVVAVLSRPDARSGRGRRMEASPVARLAEEAGVEVLKPEKVRDPAFLERLAAIAPDCCPIVAYGGLIPKSALDVPRHGWVNLHFSLLPAWRGAAPVQQALLHGDEITGASTFLLEEGLDTGPVYGTVTDEIRRTDTSGDLLARLAESGARLLTATLDAIEDGTARPVPQPADGVTLAPKVLAGDARIDWTAPALRVDRLVRACTPAPGAWTVLPGADGEEDLRVKIFPVSALPGATDVPPGRIVRDSRGLMVGTGSGHTVRLGDVQPQGKRRMPAADWARGLRLSGDEAFV; from the coding sequence ATGCGCGTCCTGTTCGCCGGCACCCCCGAGCCCGCGCTGCCGTCCCTGCGCGCCCTGCTGGACTCCCGCCACGAGGTGGTCGCGGTCCTGTCCCGTCCCGACGCCCGCTCCGGCCGGGGCCGCCGCATGGAGGCCTCGCCGGTCGCGCGGCTGGCCGAGGAGGCCGGGGTCGAGGTGCTCAAGCCGGAGAAGGTGCGCGACCCGGCGTTCCTGGAGCGGCTGGCGGCGATCGCCCCGGACTGCTGCCCGATCGTGGCCTACGGCGGCCTGATCCCGAAGTCCGCGCTGGACGTCCCGCGCCACGGCTGGGTCAACCTGCACTTCTCGCTGCTGCCGGCCTGGCGCGGCGCGGCGCCGGTACAGCAGGCGCTGCTGCACGGCGACGAGATCACCGGCGCCTCGACCTTCCTGCTCGAGGAGGGGCTGGACACCGGACCGGTCTACGGCACCGTCACCGACGAGATCCGCCGCACCGACACCAGCGGTGACCTGCTGGCCCGGCTCGCCGAGTCCGGGGCCCGGCTGCTGACCGCCACCCTGGACGCCATCGAGGACGGCACCGCGCGCCCGGTCCCGCAGCCGGCCGACGGCGTCACGCTGGCCCCGAAGGTGCTGGCCGGCGACGCCCGCATCGACTGGACGGCCCCCGCGCTGCGCGTGGACCGGCTGGTCCGGGCCTGCACCCCGGCGCCCGGCGCCTGGACCGTCCTGCCGGGCGCGGACGGCGAGGAGGACCTGCGGGTGAAGATCTTCCCGGTCAGCGCGCTGCCCGGGGCCACCGACGTCCCGCCGGGCCGGATCGTGCGGGACTCGCGAGGATTGATGGTGGGCACCGGCAGCGGCCACACCGTGCGGCTGGGCGACGTGCAGCCGCAGGGCAAGCGGCGGATGCCGGCCGCGGACTGGGCGCGAGGGCTTCGGCTGAGCGGGGACGAAGCGTTCGTCTGA
- a CDS encoding RsmB/NOP family class I SAM-dependent RNA methyltransferase has product MAPRTSTSTADPARAAALEVLEAVRTRDAYANLLLPRVLRDRGLTGRDAAFTTELCHGTLRGLGTYDAIIAACVDRELDAVDPVVLDALRLGTHQLLAMDVPPHAAVSTTVDLVRTAANEGASRFANAVLRRVGQRDLRAWIDRTAPNAQDDPEGYLAVSRSHPRWIVSALWDSLQAHRGAQRAHQDIGELLDADNARPGVTLVTRPGLAEVAELTDLGALAARYSPYAAYLAGGDPGALAPVREGRAGVQDEGSQLVATALAEAPLEGRDERWLDMCAGPGGKAALLAGLALERGASLLASEIAPHRAELVRRALRGYGDRLEDRTEQADRTEQADRTEQADRAEQGNSADQPDHGRGTLQVIAADGIRAPWQPGSFDRVMLDAPCTGLGALRRRPESRWRRGPEDLERLTRVQRRLLSSALDSVRPGGLVAYVTCSPHLEETRDVVRQVVKVRRDVERVDARPLLPGVPDLGGGPDVQLWPHLHGTDAMYLALLRRS; this is encoded by the coding sequence ATGGCACCGCGCACGTCCACCTCCACCGCCGACCCGGCTCGCGCCGCCGCGCTCGAAGTCCTGGAGGCGGTGCGAACCCGGGACGCCTACGCGAACCTGCTGCTGCCCCGCGTCCTGCGCGACCGCGGCCTGACCGGCCGCGACGCCGCCTTCACCACCGAGCTGTGCCACGGCACGCTGCGCGGCCTGGGCACCTACGACGCGATCATCGCCGCCTGCGTGGACCGCGAGCTGGACGCCGTGGACCCGGTGGTGCTGGACGCGCTGCGGCTGGGCACGCACCAGCTGCTGGCGATGGACGTCCCGCCGCACGCCGCCGTGTCCACGACGGTGGACCTGGTCCGGACGGCCGCCAACGAGGGCGCCTCGCGGTTCGCCAACGCGGTCCTGCGCCGCGTCGGGCAGCGCGACCTGCGGGCGTGGATCGACCGGACCGCGCCGAACGCGCAGGACGACCCGGAGGGCTACCTCGCGGTGTCGCGCTCGCATCCGCGGTGGATCGTCTCAGCGCTGTGGGACTCGCTCCAGGCACACCGCGGGGCGCAGCGCGCGCACCAGGACATCGGCGAGCTGCTGGACGCCGACAACGCGCGCCCGGGTGTCACGCTGGTGACGCGGCCGGGGCTGGCGGAGGTCGCGGAGCTGACGGACCTGGGGGCGCTGGCGGCGCGGTATTCGCCGTACGCGGCGTATCTGGCCGGCGGCGATCCGGGTGCGCTGGCGCCGGTGCGCGAGGGGCGCGCCGGGGTGCAGGACGAGGGCAGCCAGCTGGTCGCGACCGCCTTGGCGGAGGCGCCGTTGGAAGGGCGGGACGAGCGGTGGCTCGACATGTGCGCCGGGCCCGGTGGGAAGGCCGCGCTGCTGGCCGGGCTGGCGCTGGAGCGTGGGGCGTCGCTGCTGGCGAGTGAGATCGCTCCGCATCGGGCTGAGCTGGTCCGCAGGGCTTTGCGGGGGTATGGGGACCGGCTGGAAGACCGTACCGAGCAGGCCGACCGTACCGAGCAGGCCGACCGTACCGAGCAGGCCGACCGTGCCGAGCAGGGCAACAGTGCCGACCAGCCCGACCACGGCCGCGGCACCCTCCAGGTCATCGCGGCCGACGGCATCCGCGCGCCCTGGCAGCCGGGCTCGTTCGACCGCGTCATGCTCGACGCACCCTGCACCGGCCTCGGCGCGCTGCGCCGGCGTCCGGAGTCGCGCTGGCGTCGCGGGCCGGAGGACCTCGAACGGCTGACGCGGGTGCAGCGGCGCCTGCTGTCCTCGGCGCTGGACTCCGTGCGGCCCGGGGGACTGGTCGCCTATGTGACCTGCTCCCCGCACCTGGAGGAGACACGCGACGTGGTCCGTCAGGTGGTGAAGGTGCGGCGGGACGTGGAGCGGGTGGACGCGCGGCCGTTGCTGCCCGGAGTGCCCGATCTCGGTGGCGGTCCCGATGTCCAGCTCTGGCCGCATCTGCACGGTACCGACGCCATGTATCTGGCGCTCTTGCGCCGTTCCTGA
- a CDS encoding M1 family metallopeptidase — protein MAIPQGDPSAPDEARYTVALKSDDTGHSWNGTEQISFANSGTAPITEFWIRLWGNGDAGCGAAQPERISDLSGGSIAETEQKCTAFRIVLDTALVPGARTQIGFDIAIDVPTRRDRFGVNGVDTYVGDALAVLAVKDEHGWELPPYVDFGESFYSLTADYDVTLDHPSTLQVPSTGVVAGETSEGNRVITHIAAPKVRDFSWSAGAFHHDSMVSSTGVEVDAYWPNSESDSNCQNLMRYAAQALDSYSARFGAYPYPRFTIVFDEFGSAFDGMEYPNYVLASAYEGAVAHEVAHQWWFALVGDDQYRHPWLDEAFAEYSAEEFQDSTTPAHNCDWIASDERMDASMDTYESAGDTLYHDAVYHEGTCMLFDLEHTIGRDAMDRMLRGLVTGFEYGVERPADVRAMAQSVSGRDLSAFWAKWRNTGD, from the coding sequence GTGGCGATTCCCCAGGGCGATCCCAGCGCCCCGGATGAGGCCCGCTATACAGTCGCCCTTAAGAGCGACGACACCGGGCACTCCTGGAACGGCACCGAGCAGATCTCCTTTGCGAACTCCGGTACCGCTCCGATCACGGAGTTCTGGATACGGCTGTGGGGTAACGGTGACGCAGGTTGCGGAGCCGCACAGCCGGAACGCATCAGTGACCTGAGCGGCGGTTCTATAGCGGAGACCGAGCAGAAGTGCACGGCGTTCCGCATAGTGCTGGACACGGCGTTGGTACCTGGTGCGCGTACGCAGATCGGGTTCGACATAGCGATAGACGTTCCTACGCGGCGCGACCGGTTCGGGGTCAACGGCGTGGACACGTATGTGGGAGACGCTTTAGCGGTTCTGGCAGTCAAGGACGAACACGGTTGGGAGTTACCGCCGTACGTGGACTTCGGCGAGAGCTTCTATTCGCTGACCGCGGACTACGACGTGACCCTCGACCATCCGTCGACCTTGCAGGTCCCCTCGACCGGAGTCGTAGCGGGGGAGACCTCTGAGGGGAACAGGGTCATCACGCATATAGCGGCGCCCAAGGTACGCGACTTCTCCTGGTCCGCCGGTGCGTTCCACCACGACAGCATGGTCAGCTCCACCGGCGTGGAGGTCGACGCCTACTGGCCGAACTCCGAAAGCGACTCCAACTGCCAGAACCTGATGCGCTACGCGGCCCAGGCCCTGGACTCCTACTCCGCGCGCTTCGGCGCTTATCCCTACCCGCGCTTCACGATCGTCTTCGACGAGTTCGGCTCCGCCTTCGACGGGATGGAGTACCCGAACTACGTCCTGGCCTCCGCCTATGAGGGAGCGGTCGCGCACGAGGTCGCGCACCAGTGGTGGTTCGCCCTCGTCGGCGACGACCAGTACCGGCACCCGTGGCTCGACGAGGCGTTCGCGGAGTACAGCGCCGAGGAGTTCCAGGATTCGACGACACCGGCGCACAACTGTGACTGGATCGCCTCCGACGAGCGCATGGACGCCTCCATGGACACCTACGAGAGCGCCGGCGACACCCTCTACCACGACGCCGTCTACCACGAGGGCACGTGCATGCTCTTCGACCTGGAGCACACCATCGGCCGCGACGCCATGGACCGGATGCTACGCGGGCTCGTCACCGGGTTCGAGTACGGAGTGGAGCGGCCCGCGGACGTTCGCGCGATGGCGCAGAGCGTGTCGGGGCGCGACCTGTCGGCGTTCTGGGCCAAGTGGCGGAACACCGGCGACTGA